TTCAATGTCGTCTTCTATTGAGTTTCTACCATAAAAGCTTTCCCGCATATCCGCAAGGGACAAGAGAGCATTACACACAGAAGTTGTCAGCAACACGGCTTCACTGAATTCAGCAGTTATGACGGACAATTTTTCACTTTTATCTGATAAAATGCCGCCCACATGCCCGTTGGAATTGCCCGCAGTTGTTAGAGCCAGATCAATCTTATCATATGCATCCTGTTGTAACAAAACTATGTACAACAAAAGCAGCAGCAGCTCATTTGGGGGTTCCCCATTGAAGGAAATCTCACAATAATTCCGAGTCGTGGCTGGCACATCCAGAGTATCCTAGTCTTCTCCACAAAGATAGTCTCGCTCTACGATGCTGACCAGAAAACAAAGACTCACTCCACTTAAGTACAAGTCCAAGTCGATATTCACAATGGCAAAAGGATTATCTGGCTCTGTAAATCCACATCTATGAAGAAGTGCAGCATTACCCAATAACCTGTAGATATTGAAGACCCGAGAAAATAAGCATGGGgttaataaaataatttcagAGAAGCAGCATTTCACATCAGGCATAATCTGTGAAGTGCTGTCTGGACTATGGATTTCACACAAGTATCAGGAGTTGATACATGTCACTTGTAAACTGCCTAGTTCAATGTTATGTACTGCATTACACGATACAGCGCACACGGGAAAGTCCAATGCTATTTACTACACCATACGGTGCACAAAGGAAACTCTTGGTGGAAACATATTCGTTCAATACTTCAATATACTACGCCGGAAAGATATAGTTTCCTAAATGGCAGGCAATATAGCTCTAGAGTTATCCATGATATATTGAACTCCTATTTCGCATTGTAAACATTCAGAGTGGAAAGGCATTCAATTTAAAGCACCAGTGACAAACCTCAGCCCCGGGCTTAACATCTTTCACCATAACCATCTCCAAATCATCATCCCCACCATCACTAGAAACCACATCATCAGTAGCACCAGCACCAGTACTGGGACCAACACTCGAAGTTGTACTAGTACTAGACTCATTACCATACGCATTGCCATCTTCGCCGCCACTCTCACCCTCCTCGGATTCACTAGATGCAGAGGTATTCAGACGCACATCCTCCGCCCCCGTCTTGTGATTGAAACTGAACCAAACCAACTGACCAATCAGAtaatcaaaatctcaaaaaaaaccaaacatcATCACATTCACATTCAAAACAAACCAAGTAGAGCTTACATGTCGGCAAGAGGAACCATTCCGACTCCGTGGTAGTGATCACCAATCTGGAAAGACCTAGAAGCAATCAGAGTTCTAGCAGCCAAGTAATCCTCAAACCCGAAAAACCTCTCAAATTGTGGACCAATTTGCCCCTGCAATGGCGCAATGCTCTCCTTCCAATCCTCCAACATCACCGCCCTATCCTCCTTCACCGTCCCCTCCAGCTCCGTCCCCCTCAGCAGCTCCGCCGCCGTCCACACGAGCGGAATCGCCTCCCGCTCCGGCAGCACCGCCAAGTACGGCAACTGCTCCCCGAGGCTCCGCTAGTGCATGATCGCCGCCGCGAGGCCGAGGCTACCGTCGAGACCCGCGGCGTCGATGACGTCACGCGCAGAGGTGGTGACGACGGTGAGACAGGCGGACTTGGGGATTGTGGCAACGGCGTCGCCGACGTGGAGGTCGGTGAGGGCTGTGATGGAGAGGGACTGGGTGGCGGCGGGGAGCGTCAGGTCGAGGGCGTCGCTGCATTGGATGCCTCGGTGGTTCATCCACCACTTGAAggccctcacgcgccgcccagcCGCCATTTCCATTTCTCCCCTTTAAAAACCTAGTGCATGTTCAAAATGGTAATACATTTTTTACACTAAgtaaatataataatttatttactttCTTATAGGTATCACGTGACATGCACCTGCTCAGCCTCATCAGTAGTAGGGCTGGGCATAAACCGATTGTAAATGGATGAATcgaccgaaccgaaccgaatatATGGTTTGGCGACCGAATCGATTTCAAATAGATTGGAAAATGGATTCAAGAAGTCCAAAACCGAAATGATATGGTTCGAAAATGATTTCATAGGTTGAACCGACCGTTTATAAACCGAATTAATTTTtatgtattaaaaataataataaattagttATAAGTTAATAAAGTTATTGTTTGCACAAAAAATAACAAGAACTAAGTTTGTCGCAGTGGTTCCTTACCATTCTCTACACCTAAGAGGTAAGGGTTTCGACTCCCACCTCAtgcaaattttaaaaaatttgcaATTGGGTCGAATTATCAGCCCATTTACAATAAATTCGGTTAAAACCATAACCGAACCCGACCCGATTCAAAATTCGGTCAACTCATTCAATTATGGtttcggtttttgttttggCCCAACCGAATGAGTCGGTTTCGAAAATGGTTTGGGCCAAAAACCGACCCGAACCGAATTTGGCCAGCCCTAATCAGTAGTCTCCAGACTATTATTTCAACCTTAAAGTTTGAAGTCTGAACCCGTCGCCGTCTCTCTGTTCTCTCTAGGCAGTAATAAGTTCAGgtatcaattttatttttggatggttttaGTGTTTTCTTTCTTAAACCCAATTCAGGTGTCTGATTGTATCTCCAGTTTggggtattttttttttgtattgttTTACTGTTACACACTGTTTATTTTTATCtgtatttgtttattttcagGGTGCCAGTGCCAAAATGGGAGTGGAGGCAACTACACTTGTAATAATCCGGATTTTTTAGTTTaaattcttttaatttctcgcaAATTATTATGCTTGGTAatttgagtaaaatcacatttCAGGAATTTAaggttgaaaaacgttacgttttcagtggtttaagagttgacttttattccgtcgctcatcTCTGAAAACTTTAATCTacagaagttgtagagcttgtcgatacgagttctTAAACACGCgcacaccttaatcggacatCATGTttgaaagttgttagcaacggaaaattggtttccgattttagaaagcTATAAAAGGACTTTTTTGGAAACTTCAAATCAGAAACACTAAAACACGAAACCGAGCCGCCCCGACCCGATTTCCCCTTTCAGCCAAATCTTTCTCACCGACTATCTCCTTCCTCCGGCCACCGTGCACGACACCGCCAGTGTCGTTGGAACCGCACGGCCAAGCCGCGTCGACTGGTGGTAGCGACGACCCACTCTGCGCCGCGTCTCAGCAACAACCGAGTATCTGAATCGGACACGCCCCAACTCGgcccggacacgcggacatatcccaactcatgataaaagtgagtgtttatggtgagattcgaattttggtcatccaagacacccaacaactctacaaccattccaacagatttagtttttgttatatttatgcacactttaatatatataatgagagaaactcgtgataaaaataagaatgcttgtggtgagattcgaaccttggttattCAAGGTACTTATTAAGTCTTTAGCCATtccaacaagttatgttttcattattttaatacacactttgacatatgtatacatctaaatactttcaaatgtataaattaatttttttaataaatatatattaaaactaatatttaattaacgtgtctaccacgtgtccgtgtccaaacaaatttctatatgttgtgtctacgtatcgaatcgtgtccaatacggacactcgtgtccgtgtccgtgctattaggtgagtATTAGGCCTAGGAAGGTTGTAGGTAGAGGATTGGAGGGTTTTGATGGCAGCAGGCGAGGCCACGCGCGGCTGGTTGGGTGGCACACAAGCACCACACGCGGCTGTCAGagagtggcgcgtgaaccccaCGCGCGTGAACTGTGTTTTTGTGAATAGGTGTCCGTGAATAGTGTTTGCGTGAAAAACAATGTTTTTAACTGTAATTAATATTCATATGTTGTTATGTGGGTCATTTTCTAAGCACATTGTTATGCtactaggtgaccgacgaaacgagtgagagaATCTCTTTTGGTGCCGTaaaagttgcacgcaggaaataaggtgagtaaatctcacggTGACAAGTAAACTCTTGGCGGTGACTTGTATTTATGATTTCTTTAAATGAGTGAACTGTCATGTCgatataatatagtgagtcgtctatatgtataaaaatggtaaatacaattcatatatatagtttgctatatt
This genomic interval from Argentina anserina chromosome 1, drPotAnse1.1, whole genome shotgun sequence contains the following:
- the LOC126802943 gene encoding LOW QUALITY PROTEIN: uncharacterized protein LOC126802943 (The sequence of the model RefSeq protein was modified relative to this genomic sequence to represent the inferred CDS: inserted 1 base in 1 codon; deleted 1 base in 1 codon; substituted 1 base at 1 genomic stop codon); the encoded protein is MAAGRRVRAFKWWMNHRGIQCSDALDLTLPAATQSLSITALTDLHVGDAVATIPKSACLTVVTTSARDVIDAAGLDGSLGLAAAIMHXRSLGEQLPYLAVLPEREAIPLVWTAAELLRGTELEGTVKEDRAVMLEDWKESIAPLQGQIGPQFERFFGFEDYLAARTLIASRSFQIGDHYHGVGMVPLADIFNHKTGAEDVRLNTSASSESEEGESGGEDGNAYGNESSTSTTSSVGPSTGAGATDDVVSSDGGDDDLEMVMVKDVKPGAEVCHCPDSTSQIMPDVKCCFSEIILLTPCLFSRVFNIYRLLGNAALLHRCGFTEPDNPFAIVNIDLXLVLKWSESLFSGQHRRARLSLWRRLGYSGCASHDSEYCEISFNGEPPNELLLLLLYIVLLQQDAYDKIDLALTTAGNSNGHVGGILSDKSEKLSVITAEFSEAVLLTTSVCNALLSLADMRESFYGRNSIEDDIEALKRCCSIKEKKLYHSLMLRRMKGQVTY